The DNA region GCGGTGGTCGCTGCAGTTGCCGTCATCGACCTCGCGCATCTCGAGAGCTCGGGAGCCGCGCGTGACTGGATGGTCCGCGCGCAGGAGGTCGCAGGTGATGCGTTGTGCGGTGCTCGTCCTGCCGTGCGCATGCGGCGCCGCCTTGCTCGCGGCGCAGCCGCCATCGCCTGCCTCCGCCACGGCGCCACCGCGCGATAGCCGCCCCGCGCCACTGCCTGCGTCGCCTGCGAGTGATGCGCGAATGTTCGGCCGTGTGATCGACGCCGAGACCTCGCGTCCGCTGCGAGGCGCGTTCGTCCTCGCCGTGCGGCAGCGCCTGCCGGACGGGACCCGGATCGCCGAACGCCAGGACTCGCGCCCACCAGCAGCCACGCGCACGGACGCCGATGGCCGCTTCTCGCTCGGTGAGCTCGACCCCGGCGAGTACGCGGTCATCGTGCGGCGCTCCGGTTACGTGCAGCAGCAACTCGGCCAGGCCTCGCCCAGCACCCCTGCACGGCAACTCGTCGTCGGGCCGGGGGCCGTCGCCGGCCCGCTCGAGTTCGGCTTGGTGCGGAGTGCGGTGATCAGCGGCCGCGTACTGGATGCGAACGGCTACCCGGCCGATCGCGTCACCGTCCGGGCTGAGCAGTTACGCTCGGTGGACGGAGTGTCGCGCCTTCAGGCAGGCTCGCAGGCCACTACCAACGACCTCGGCGAGTTCCGCGTCTTCGGGCTCGCACCAGGCCGCTATGTCGTGTCGGCCATTCCGCCGCAGGCATCGGCACCACGTGCCACATTCGCCGAGACACCCGAACGCGAGCTCGTGCCCACCTTTGCCCCGTCGGCCACCGCCCTGCACGAGGCGCAGCCGATTCGCGTTGGCCCGGGCGACGAGGCCGAAGCGCACATCCACCTCGTCGAAGCTACGGTCGCCACGGTGGCGGGGAGCGTCATCGACAGCGCCGGCAAGCTCGTCACCGAGGGGTTCGTCGGCCTTCAGCCTCGCGAAGGATGGCGGGTGACGCAGGGCACCTCGACGCCTGTGAACGGCAATGGCACGTTCACGATCCTTGGTGTCGCGCCAGGCGCCTACACGCTCACGGTGTCGCCACGCATCGACTCCGGGACGCGGGAGGAACGCGCGACGCAACTGGCACGCAGCGAAGTCGGGATGCTCGACGTCGACGTCAGCGGCGACGTGCGCGGCCTCATCCTGCGGACGCAGCCGGGGACCACGGTACAAGGGCGACTCGTGGTGGAGGGAGACGCCTCTCAGCTGCGCGGCCGCGACGTGCGCGTCCAGGCGACGTCGATCAGCGCCTCGCGCACGTGGAATCCACAGGCGCGGGCGCAGGTGAGGCCGGACTTGACGTTCGAGCTCGTCGGCGTGCGCGGCCCTTCGGTGCTGCGCATCGGCAACGGACCCGCCGGTTGGTGGACCCGCGCTGTGCGCGTCGGGGGAGTCGATGCCACCGACGGCCACGACTTCGGCGTCGCCCGCACCGTCGTTGACGTCGAGCTCGTCGTGAGCACCAGGCCCAGTGGACTGCGCGGCCGCGTCGTCACGTCTGCTGGCGGACCGGCGACCGATGCCGTCGTCATCGGCTTCGACGACGACGCGCGCAGGTGGGGACGGCCGGTCGTCGCCAACACCTTCATGGTGAGACCGGTGGAGGACGGCACGTGGTCGATCGACATGCTGCGCCCGGGCTCGTATCGCCTCGTGGCGGTCCCGGCGGCGACGGCTCGCGGCGACGACCTCGGGGATCCCGACTACCTCAGGGAGCTTCTTCCGCGTGCCCGCGTGGTCTCCGTCCCGGAAGGGGAAACGCCGGAGGCCGTGATCGTGATGGAGGTGCCGTGAGGTCGCGTCGCCTGTGGGCCGCGGCCGTGCTATTGACCGGCGTGGCGTTCGGTTCGCCGGGCATCGCGCACCTCTTCGCTCAGATGCGATCTGGGGTCGTGATGGGCGTGTCGTCGCCGCCCGCGGCACGGCCTGACGGCACCGGCACCCTCCGCGGTCGCGTCGTCGAGGGCGGGAACGGGCAGCCGCTGCGCGGCGCCACGATCTGGGCCAGTTGGCGCGCCGCGGAAGGGGAGGGGCAGGCCCAGTTCTCCACCCGCACCGACGGCCTTGGTGGGTTCACGATCGAGCGCCTGCCGGACGGCGTGTACTTCGTGCACGTGCAGCGCCAGGGGTTCTACGACGGGCCGGGCACGAACCAGTCACCGCGACAGGTGACGTTGCGTGGAGGCGGCACCATCGACCTGGGCGACGTGCGCCTCCTGACGGGGGGTGTCCTGACGGGGCGTGTCCTCGACCATCACGGCGAACCTGTCGTCGGCGGCAGGGTCACGGCACTGGGGCGACTTCCCGGGCAGGAGGTCCTGATGCCTCTGGGCGGCACCGCCGTCACCGACGACCGTGGTGTCTACCGTGCGCATGGGCTGATGCCCGCGACGTACACCGTGCGCGTGGTGCCGCCGGGCCCCTCGGGTCGAGGTGCCGTCAGGTTGCAGGGGAACGAGCCCGAGTCCCTGCCAGCATTCGCCACCAGCACCTCCGAGCTGTCGGCCGCCGAGTTCGTCGATGTGCGGGCCGGGGAGGCGGCGATCCTCGATGTCCGACTCGGCGCAGGACGCCTGTCGCGAGTGGTCGGGCGGGTGGTCGTGCCGGGTGAGGCGGCGACGAGCACGCAGCTGAGCGTCTCCCTGCACCTCATCGATCCTGGGGTGCAGTTTGCGATGGCGTCGGCCAGGCCCCAGCCGGACGGGTTGTTCGAGCTCCTCGATGTCGCGCCCGGACGCTACCGCGTGGTCGCGGAAGAGTTGATGGGTGTCACTCCGCAGGGCATGAACCGGCGTCGCGCCGGCTGGGCGGAGATGGCCGTGGCTGGCGAGCCGGTCGTCGAGGTCGCGGTGCCGATTGGCTTCGGTGCGGTCGTGCGTGGCCGCGTCGAGGTCGAGGGGGGCGACGTCACGACCCTGCACGATCGACCGCTCGAGGTCGTCACGTCGTCGGTGGCGGCGAGACACTTCCTGCAATCGGGATCGATGGCCTCGTCGACAATCAGCGACCTGACGTTCACCCTGCGTGACGTGCTTGGTCACCAGCAACTGCACGTGCAGGGACTGCCGCCCGACTGGTGGCTCAAGTCCGTGCTGATCGATGGCGAGGACGTGTTCGAGGGCCGCGAGTTTCCGGTCACTGGCACCGTGGACGGCGTCGTGCTGCTCGTCTCGTCGCGTCCGTCCGGTGTGCGGGGCGCGTCGCGGGAAGCGCGGACGCCCTGAGGGGATCGTCCGTGCTGGTACTGCCTGGTAACAGTGTCGAGGCCCCACGCAGACATCAGTCCGCTGGCCGCATTGCGACCGTCACGGCGGATGGCAGCTTCACCGCAGGGGCTCTCCGGCCAGGGCGGTACCGGCTCGTGGCGCTTTCGCCCAAGGCACGCAGCGCTTACGACCGGCTCGGTCACGAGGAGCGGCGAGCGTTGATGGCCGCGCAGGGACGCGTCGTCGATGTGGTCGAGGGACGTCTCGTCACGGTGGAACTGCCACTGGTGGAACGCTGACGGAGCGGCACTCCGAGAACGGTACCGGTCGGAATCGCGCCCCTACCTCCACGGAGACCTGCGAAGGCACGACGCCACCATCGTCTGGTGCGCGATGATCGGGGACGCTCACGGATGAGGGGAGGCGGCGGGAACCGCGCCCGTGTCCGCCTTAGCCGGAGCACAGAACACGCCGGATTTCGATGAACTGGCTTCCGCGCCTACGCGCGAATCGACCCACTCCGGGGAGAAATACGGGAGGGGAGGCGGGAACGGAACTGAACTGTTGCTCCTAAGTGACTGATGGTCAGTCACTTAGGTTGGTGGAGGCGGCGGGAGTCGAACCGGTTGACTCTCAGCCGTGCAAGTCATTGCAGGCGCGCGACTTCTGGCGTTAACCCCTGCAAGTGCCACAGTTAGCCCATTCTCCGTGAGTGCACCCCAGTTCACCGCAGTCCTCCCGAGTCACCCCCAGTCGTGGAGGAATAGGGGAGGCCGCGGGAGCCCGTTCCCGCCGCCGGACCGGAGATGGAGCGCCGGCACGCTCGGCTCCGAGGCGAGCGGTACAATCAGCACGGCGACGCCATGTCCAATCCCGCCGAGGTCCTTGCCGTCCTGGCTGGTCATCTTCCAGAACTGCACACGCATGCCGTGAGTGGACTCTGGGTGTTCGGCTCGGCGGCGCGGGGGGAGCTTCGCCCCGACAGCGATGTCGACGTCTTGGTGGAGTTCGACCGCCCCGTCTCCCTCTTCGAGTTCTCGCGCCTGCGTCGGCGCCTGGAGCACCTGTTGGGACGGCGCGTCGACCTCGTCACTCGCGACGCGCTCAAGCCGCAGATGCGGGAACGCATCCTCAATGAGGCCGTGCGTGCCGCCTAGGGACTCGTCACTGCGCCTGCAGGACATCATCGAGGCCATCACACGGATCCGCCGGTACACGGCCACGCACACCCGGGAGTCGTTTGCGGCAGACGACATGACCGTCGATGCCGTGGTGCGAAATCTCGAGGTGATCGGTGAAGCCGCGCGCCATGTGGACGAGGACACCGTGCGCCGGTTGGCAGCGGTGCCGTGGCGCGACATGCGCGATCTCCGGAACCTGCTCGCGCATGAGTACTTCGGCGTGAGTATCCCCATCATCTGGGAAACCGTCGTCCGAGACCTGCCCCAGGTGCTCGAGATGCTGCAGGCCGACCTCCAGCAGTAGCCGCGGCCACCCTTGTGCATGCGTGTCCGTGTGCAGTCGCGGTCGTCGCCTCCCTCACGTGTAGGGCTTGGCCTGGCTCTTCTGGCAGGCTGCTGGCTGCTGGCGGGAGGCGGGCTCCGCGCCGCGGTCCCTGACGCGTGGCTCGCGGTGATCGATCTCTACCTCGCCGGTGACTACGTCGCGGCGACCCGGGCGCTTGATGGTTCCTTGCAGCAGGGGCGAGAGCCCGAAGTCTCGGCGGCGCTCGCGCGGATTCGCCAGGACCTTGGTGCGTCGCGGGCCGGCAGCGACGAGCGGCGGCAGTCCGTGCGTCGACTGCAGGGCGCGGTGCTTGTGCCGCTTGAATCGCTGCTGCCGCTTTCGGCACGCGTCGCGGATGACCCGCGGTTTATACCCCTCGAACAGGCGCTGCGTCAGGGCATCGACGCTGTCGCCGCCGTGGAACGATCCACCGAGCCCGCCCTGGGCGCGTTCCGGGCATGGGCGCAGGTTGGCCTCATGCAGTTCCTCCTGAACACCGGCCGGGTCGCGGAGGCGGAGCAGGTGGGGCAGGGGATGCGCCTGCCGCGGCAGCTTCCGGATCTGCAGGCCGAGCATGACCTGCTGCGCGGGGTGGTGCGCGAGCGCACCGCGCGCATCGTCACCGGCGGGGCGAGCGGCGGGCAGACGTTCGTGGTGCCCGAGGCGGTCGGCGCACAAGGCGCGATCGGGAGCGGCAGCGCGGCGGGGGGCGTCACCGGGCGTGTGGATCGCGCCGTGCTCGCCCGCCGGTACTGGGCGTCAGCGGCCCGATGGTACGAGCGGGTCCTCGACGCCAGGCCTTCCCATCCCGAAGCACGTCTGCGTCTGGCGCGCACGTGGCTGGATCGCGGTGAGGCGGACCGGGCGCTGACGATGCTCGCACCGCTCGTGACACCGCCCTGTGCCTCGTCGGTCTGTGCCCTCGCCGTGCTCTTCACGGGCGAGGCGTACGAGCGTCGCGGCAAGGTTGGCCGCGCGGCCGAGTCGTACCGGGCTGCCAGCGCCGATGCCCGCACCCGGCAATCGGCGGTGCTGGCCCTGCTGGGCCTGTCGCTGCCTGATGACGCGGAGCAGGGGCTCGTGCTGGCCCGTACCCTGGCAGGCTCGTCGGCACCGACAGACGATCTCCCCGACGCGTGGAGCGTGTACGTCGGCGGCCGCCGCGATGATGTGGAGGCCGTGCTCGGGCCGTTGCGGCG from Luteitalea sp. TBR-22 includes:
- a CDS encoding collagen binding domain-containing protein, with amino-acid sequence MFGRVIDAETSRPLRGAFVLAVRQRLPDGTRIAERQDSRPPAATRTDADGRFSLGELDPGEYAVIVRRSGYVQQQLGQASPSTPARQLVVGPGAVAGPLEFGLVRSAVISGRVLDANGYPADRVTVRAEQLRSVDGVSRLQAGSQATTNDLGEFRVFGLAPGRYVVSAIPPQASAPRATFAETPERELVPTFAPSATALHEAQPIRVGPGDEAEAHIHLVEATVATVAGSVIDSAGKLVTEGFVGLQPREGWRVTQGTSTPVNGNGTFTILGVAPGAYTLTVSPRIDSGTREERATQLARSEVGMLDVDVSGDVRGLILRTQPGTTVQGRLVVEGDASQLRGRDVRVQATSISASRTWNPQARAQVRPDLTFELVGVRGPSVLRIGNGPAGWWTRAVRVGGVDATDGHDFGVARTVVDVELVVSTRPSGLRGRVVTSAGGPATDAVVIGFDDDARRWGRPVVANTFMVRPVEDGTWSIDMLRPGSYRLVAVPAATARGDDLGDPDYLRELLPRARVVSVPEGETPEAVIVMEVP
- a CDS encoding carboxypeptidase-like regulatory domain-containing protein, with product MRSRRLWAAAVLLTGVAFGSPGIAHLFAQMRSGVVMGVSSPPAARPDGTGTLRGRVVEGGNGQPLRGATIWASWRAAEGEGQAQFSTRTDGLGGFTIERLPDGVYFVHVQRQGFYDGPGTNQSPRQVTLRGGGTIDLGDVRLLTGGVLTGRVLDHHGEPVVGGRVTALGRLPGQEVLMPLGGTAVTDDRGVYRAHGLMPATYTVRVVPPGPSGRGAVRLQGNEPESLPAFATSTSELSAAEFVDVRAGEAAILDVRLGAGRLSRVVGRVVVPGEAATSTQLSVSLHLIDPGVQFAMASARPQPDGLFELLDVAPGRYRVVAEELMGVTPQGMNRRRAGWAEMAVAGEPVVEVAVPIGFGAVVRGRVEVEGGDVTTLHDRPLEVVTSSVAARHFLQSGSMASSTISDLTFTLRDVLGHQQLHVQGLPPDWWLKSVLIDGEDVFEGREFPVTGTVDGVVLLVSSRPSGVRGASREARTP
- a CDS encoding nucleotidyltransferase family protein; the protein is MSNPAEVLAVLAGHLPELHTHAVSGLWVFGSAARGELRPDSDVDVLVEFDRPVSLFEFSRLRRRLEHLLGRRVDLVTRDALKPQMRERILNEAVRAA
- a CDS encoding DUF86 domain-containing protein, which encodes MPPRDSSLRLQDIIEAITRIRRYTATHTRESFAADDMTVDAVVRNLEVIGEAARHVDEDTVRRLAAVPWRDMRDLRNLLAHEYFGVSIPIIWETVVRDLPQVLEMLQADLQQ
- a CDS encoding lipopolysaccharide assembly protein LapB → MIDLYLAGDYVAATRALDGSLQQGREPEVSAALARIRQDLGASRAGSDERRQSVRRLQGAVLVPLESLLPLSARVADDPRFIPLEQALRQGIDAVAAVERSTEPALGAFRAWAQVGLMQFLLNTGRVAEAEQVGQGMRLPRQLPDLQAEHDLLRGVVRERTARIVTGGASGGQTFVVPEAVGAQGAIGSGSAAGGVTGRVDRAVLARRYWASAARWYERVLDARPSHPEARLRLARTWLDRGEADRALTMLAPLVTPPCASSVCALAVLFTGEAYERRGKVGRAAESYRAASADARTRQSAVLALLGLSLPDDAEQGLVLARTLAGSSAPTDDLPDAWSVYVGGRRDDVEAVLGPLRRGLRP